The following are from one region of the Streptomyces tuirus genome:
- a CDS encoding ABC transporter permease/substrate binding protein, whose product MPRIQLGNWVNDAVDWLTTHMAWLFDFCKTVFLGLYDAINAVLQAPEPLLLAGIFAVIAFWLRGTLAGVLTFVGFAFIDSLELWENAMITLALVLVATVIALVISIPVGIWAARSDRVSGLVRPVLDFMQTLPAMIYLIPAILFFGTGAPAGIVATLIFALAPGVRMTELGIRQVDKELVEAAEAFGTSPRKTLLRVQLPLALPTVMAGVNQVIMLGLSMAAIAGMVGTGGLGGDVNEAIGQLNVGLGSEAGVAIVILAIYLDRMTSALGTQVSPLGRRAAAKLRAAQGLKIWSYRPRPVVAVIGVVVLALTAGGMGAFGGGTGTEAVADGKNVGQGKKITIGYIPWDEGVASTFLWKEVLEQRGYEVEAKQFDAGPLYTSLAQGDVDFQTDAWLPTTHAQYWKKYGKQLDDLGAWYDKTSLELAVPAYMKGIDSLADLKGRASEFGGKITGIESSAGEMALLKSKVLKEYGLDKEYEVVDSSTPAMLAELKRAYAQKKPIVTTLWSPHWAYNDYDLKKLKDPKGAWGEGDGVHTLSRKGFADDDPTVAKWLKNFKMSEKQLTSLEAEINKAGKGAQQDAVRTWLKQNPGVVDTMAPVQNAGGGTPAEAKQPLDVAWFPWDEDIAVTYLWKNVLERRGYQLNLKQMDVGPVYTGLASGDLDLNFDAWLPHAQKNYWDKNKDRLKDLGTWYEPTSLELAVPSYVKGVDSLEDLKGKSSTFKGKIIGIEPGTGEMDLLKNKVLPGYGLDKEYEVVDGSTPAMLAELKRAYAKKEPIAVTLWSPHWAYSDYELTKLKDPRKAFGEGNTIRTISNEKFPEEYPQLTKWIKNFKMSEDELGTLESEIKDRGQGHEEEAVAEWLEQHPDMVRRMTPQ is encoded by the coding sequence GTGCCTAGGATTCAGCTCGGCAACTGGGTCAACGACGCGGTCGACTGGCTCACCACCCACATGGCGTGGCTGTTCGACTTCTGCAAGACCGTCTTCCTCGGCCTGTACGACGCCATCAACGCCGTCCTCCAGGCCCCCGAACCGCTGCTCCTCGCCGGCATCTTCGCCGTGATCGCCTTCTGGCTGCGCGGCACCCTCGCCGGTGTCCTCACGTTCGTGGGATTCGCGTTCATCGACTCCCTCGAACTGTGGGAGAACGCGATGATCACCCTGGCGCTCGTCCTCGTGGCGACCGTCATCGCGCTGGTGATCTCCATACCCGTGGGCATCTGGGCGGCCCGCTCGGACCGCGTCAGCGGTCTGGTCCGGCCCGTCCTGGACTTCATGCAGACGCTGCCCGCGATGATCTACCTCATCCCGGCGATCCTGTTCTTCGGCACCGGCGCCCCCGCCGGCATCGTCGCCACCCTGATCTTCGCGCTCGCCCCGGGCGTGCGCATGACCGAGCTGGGCATCCGGCAGGTCGACAAGGAACTGGTCGAGGCGGCCGAGGCGTTCGGCACCTCGCCCCGCAAGACGCTGCTGCGCGTCCAGCTGCCGCTGGCCCTGCCCACCGTCATGGCCGGTGTCAACCAGGTCATCATGCTCGGGCTGTCCATGGCCGCGATCGCCGGCATGGTCGGCACCGGCGGCCTCGGCGGCGACGTCAACGAGGCCATCGGCCAGCTCAACGTGGGCCTCGGCTCCGAGGCCGGCGTGGCGATCGTGATCCTCGCGATCTACCTGGACCGTATGACCAGCGCCCTGGGCACCCAGGTCTCCCCGCTCGGCCGCCGCGCCGCCGCCAAGCTGCGCGCCGCCCAGGGGCTGAAGATCTGGTCGTACCGGCCCCGCCCGGTCGTCGCCGTGATCGGCGTCGTCGTCCTCGCCCTCACCGCGGGCGGCATGGGCGCCTTCGGCGGCGGCACCGGCACCGAGGCCGTGGCGGACGGCAAGAACGTCGGCCAGGGCAAGAAGATCACCATCGGCTACATCCCCTGGGACGAGGGCGTCGCCTCCACGTTCCTCTGGAAGGAGGTCCTGGAGCAGCGCGGCTACGAGGTCGAGGCCAAGCAGTTCGACGCCGGCCCGCTCTACACCTCGCTCGCCCAGGGCGACGTCGACTTCCAGACGGACGCCTGGCTGCCCACCACCCACGCCCAGTACTGGAAGAAGTACGGCAAGCAGCTCGACGATCTCGGCGCCTGGTACGACAAGACGTCCCTGGAGCTCGCCGTGCCCGCCTACATGAAGGGCATCGACTCCCTGGCCGACCTCAAGGGCAGGGCCTCCGAGTTCGGCGGCAAGATCACCGGCATCGAGTCCAGCGCCGGCGAGATGGCCCTGCTGAAGAGCAAGGTCCTCAAGGAGTACGGCCTCGACAAGGAGTACGAGGTCGTCGACAGCTCCACGCCCGCGATGCTGGCCGAGCTGAAGCGCGCCTACGCCCAGAAGAAGCCGATCGTCACCACGTTGTGGTCGCCGCACTGGGCGTACAACGACTACGACCTCAAAAAGCTCAAGGACCCCAAGGGCGCCTGGGGCGAGGGCGACGGCGTGCACACCCTGTCCCGCAAGGGCTTCGCCGACGACGACCCCACGGTCGCCAAGTGGCTGAAGAACTTCAAGATGAGCGAGAAGCAGCTCACCAGCCTCGAAGCCGAGATCAACAAGGCCGGCAAGGGCGCCCAGCAGGACGCCGTCCGCACCTGGCTGAAGCAGAACCCCGGTGTCGTCGACACGATGGCCCCGGTGCAGAACGCCGGGGGCGGCACGCCCGCCGAGGCGAAGCAGCCCCTGGACGTCGCCTGGTTCCCCTGGGACGAGGACATCGCCGTCACCTACCTGTGGAAGAACGTCCTCGAGCGGCGCGGCTACCAGCTGAACCTGAAGCAGATGGACGTCGGCCCGGTCTACACCGGTCTGGCCTCCGGCGATCTCGACCTCAACTTCGACGCCTGGCTGCCCCACGCCCAGAAGAACTACTGGGACAAGAACAAGGACCGGCTCAAGGACCTCGGCACCTGGTACGAACCGACCTCCCTGGAGCTCGCCGTACCGTCCTACGTGAAGGGCGTCGACTCCCTGGAGGACCTCAAGGGCAAGTCCTCCACCTTCAAGGGGAAGATCATCGGCATCGAGCCGGGCACCGGCGAGATGGACCTGCTGAAGAACAAGGTCCTGCCCGGCTACGGCCTGGACAAGGAGTACGAGGTCGTCGACGGCTCCACGCCCGCGATGCTGGCCGAGCTCAAGCGCGCGTACGCCAAGAAGGAACCGATCGCCGTCACCCTCTGGTCGCCGCACTGGGCGTACAGCGACTACGAGCTGACCAAGCTGAAGGATCCCAGGAAGGCCTTCGGCGAGGGCAACACGATCCGCACCATCTCCAACGAGAAGTTCCCCGAGGAGTACCCGCAGCTCACGAAGTGGATCAAGAACTTCAAGATGAGCGAGGACGAGCTCGGCACACTGGAGAGCGAGATCAAGGACCGCGGCCAGGGCCACGAGGAAGAGGCCGTGGCCGAGTGGCTCGAGCAGCACCCGGACATGGTGCGGCGGATGACACCGCAGTAG
- a CDS encoding quaternary amine ABC transporter ATP-binding protein: protein MSARLEAESLYKVFGRRPDRAVERLRGGADRDELRAEGATAAVIDASFTVEPGQIFVVMGLSGSGKSTLLRMLNGLLEPTAGHVRFDGQDLTTLSDRELRQVRAEKISMVFQHFALFPHRSVRENAAYGLEVQGVPRAERARRADEALALCGLAGWEKSWPDELSGGMQQRVGLARALATDADLLLMDESFSALDPLIRRDMQDQLLELQQKLKKTIVFITHDLNEAMRLGDRIAVMRDGRIVQIGSAQDILLRPENDYVASFTQDVDRSRVLTAGELMDTSVTADDPGCRCETATPDTPFTELCAISARLAHPVSVVDEDNKQIGVVPRQRLVGFLGDERDATPEPCDSPRDKGGEKVTARA, encoded by the coding sequence GTGTCAGCGAGGCTTGAAGCAGAGAGCCTGTACAAAGTGTTCGGCAGAAGACCGGACCGGGCGGTCGAGCGGCTCCGAGGCGGGGCCGACCGTGACGAGCTGCGCGCCGAAGGCGCCACCGCCGCGGTGATCGACGCGTCGTTCACCGTGGAGCCCGGGCAGATCTTCGTCGTGATGGGCCTGTCCGGATCCGGCAAGTCCACCCTGCTCCGCATGCTCAACGGCCTGCTCGAGCCCACCGCCGGGCATGTGCGCTTCGACGGCCAGGACCTGACCACGCTGTCCGACCGTGAGCTGCGCCAAGTCCGTGCCGAGAAGATCAGCATGGTGTTCCAGCACTTCGCGCTCTTCCCGCACCGCAGCGTGCGCGAGAACGCGGCCTACGGTCTGGAAGTGCAGGGCGTGCCCCGCGCCGAGCGCGCACGCCGCGCCGACGAGGCGCTCGCCCTGTGCGGCCTGGCCGGCTGGGAGAAGTCCTGGCCCGACGAGCTGTCCGGCGGCATGCAGCAGCGCGTCGGCCTCGCCCGCGCGCTCGCCACCGACGCCGACCTGCTGCTGATGGACGAGTCCTTCAGCGCGCTGGACCCGCTGATCCGCCGTGACATGCAGGACCAGCTGCTGGAACTCCAGCAGAAGCTCAAGAAGACGATCGTGTTCATCACACACGACCTGAACGAGGCCATGCGCCTGGGCGACCGCATCGCCGTCATGCGCGACGGCCGCATCGTCCAGATCGGCAGCGCCCAGGACATCCTGCTGCGGCCGGAGAACGACTACGTCGCCTCCTTCACCCAGGACGTCGACCGCTCCCGTGTGCTGACCGCCGGCGAGCTCATGGACACCTCGGTCACCGCCGACGACCCCGGCTGCCGCTGCGAGACCGCCACGCCCGACACCCCCTTCACGGAGCTGTGCGCCATCAGCGCCCGGCTCGCCCACCCCGTCTCGGTCGTGGACGAGGACAACAAGCAGATCGGCGTCGTCCCCCGGCAGCGCCTGGTCGGCTTCCTCGGCGACGAGCGGGACGCCACCCCGGAGCCCTGCGACTCCCCGCGGGACAAGGGCGGAGAGAAGGTGACCGCCCGTGCCTAG
- a CDS encoding 5'-3' exonuclease, whose product MRGVTGRLMLLDTASLYFRAYFGVPDSVRAPDGTPVNAVRGLLDFIDRLVKDHRPDLLVACMDADWRPQWRVDLIPSYKAHRVAEEHAAGPDEEEVPDTLSPQVPVIEAVLDAVGIARVGVAGYEADDVIGTFTAAAKGPVDIVTGDRDLYQLVDDARGVRVLYPLKGVGTLQHTDEAVLREKYGVDGSGYADLALLRGDPSDGLPGVPGIGEKTAAKLLAEFGDLAGIMAAIEDRGSKLTPTQRRRLDEARPYLAVAPKVVRVADDVPLPDVSTALPRTPRDPAALEALAARWGLGGSLERLMATLSA is encoded by the coding sequence ATGCGTGGCGTGACCGGACGACTGATGCTCCTCGACACCGCTTCCCTGTACTTCCGCGCCTACTTCGGCGTCCCGGACTCGGTCAGGGCCCCGGACGGTACGCCGGTGAACGCCGTGCGCGGACTGCTCGACTTCATCGACCGCCTGGTCAAGGACCACCGACCGGACCTCCTGGTGGCCTGCATGGACGCCGACTGGCGGCCGCAGTGGCGGGTGGACCTGATCCCCTCCTACAAGGCGCACCGCGTCGCCGAGGAGCACGCGGCCGGCCCGGACGAGGAGGAGGTGCCCGACACGCTGTCGCCGCAGGTGCCGGTCATCGAGGCGGTGCTGGACGCGGTGGGCATCGCCCGCGTGGGCGTCGCCGGCTACGAGGCGGACGACGTCATCGGCACGTTCACCGCGGCGGCGAAGGGCCCGGTCGACATCGTCACGGGCGACCGCGATCTGTACCAGCTGGTGGACGACGCGCGCGGGGTGCGCGTGCTGTACCCGCTGAAGGGCGTGGGCACGCTGCAGCACACCGATGAGGCGGTGCTGCGTGAGAAGTATGGGGTGGACGGCAGCGGGTACGCGGATCTGGCCCTGCTGCGCGGCGACCCGAGCGACGGCCTGCCGGGCGTGCCGGGCATCGGTGAGAAGACAGCCGCCAAGCTGCTGGCCGAGTTCGGGGACCTGGCCGGGATCATGGCGGCGATCGAGGACCGGGGGTCGAAGCTGACGCCGACCCAGCGCAGGCGGCTGGACGAGGCGCGTCCCTATCTCGCGGTCGCGCCGAAGGTGGTCCGGGTCGCGGACGACGTACCCCTGCCCGACGTTTCCACTGCGCTGCCGCGCACGCCGCGCGACCCGGCCGCACTGGAGGCACTGGCGGCCCGCTGGGGACTGGGCGGGTCCCTGGAGCGGCTGATGGCGACGCTCTCGGCGTGA
- a CDS encoding siderophore-interacting protein gives MAERPGRQPRRLHSAQVVRTERLTPHMQRVVLGGEGLADFAADTCTDHYVKLLFPPAGVTYPEPFDLQRVKDELPREQWPVTRTYTVRQWDAEHRELTLDFVIHGDEGLAGPWAVRVQPGETVRFMGPGGAYAPDPGADWHLLAGDESALPAIACALEALPREARAYAFVEVSGPEEEQKIDSDVDVVWLHRGARPLGEALVEAVRNLEFPEGRVHAFVHGEAHFVKQLRHLLRVERRVAREDLSISGYWRRGHNEDGWQASKREWNARIEAEQESASAA, from the coding sequence ATGGCAGAGCGACCGGGCCGCCAGCCGCGCAGACTCCACTCCGCGCAGGTGGTGCGCACCGAGCGGCTGACCCCGCACATGCAGCGCGTGGTGCTCGGCGGCGAGGGCCTCGCCGATTTCGCGGCGGACACGTGCACCGACCACTATGTGAAGCTGCTGTTCCCGCCCGCGGGCGTCACCTACCCGGAACCTTTCGACCTGCAGCGCGTCAAGGACGAGCTGCCGCGCGAACAGTGGCCGGTGACCCGGACCTACACGGTCCGCCAGTGGGACGCCGAGCACCGCGAGCTGACGCTGGACTTCGTCATCCACGGTGACGAGGGCCTGGCCGGTCCATGGGCCGTGCGTGTCCAACCGGGCGAGACCGTGCGCTTCATGGGCCCCGGCGGTGCGTACGCCCCCGACCCGGGCGCCGACTGGCACCTGCTCGCCGGCGACGAGAGCGCGCTGCCCGCGATCGCCTGCGCCCTGGAGGCGTTGCCGCGCGAGGCCAGGGCGTACGCCTTCGTGGAGGTCTCCGGCCCCGAGGAGGAGCAGAAGATCGACTCGGACGTGGACGTCGTCTGGCTGCACCGCGGCGCCCGGCCGCTGGGTGAGGCCCTGGTCGAGGCCGTCCGTAACCTGGAGTTCCCCGAGGGCCGGGTGCACGCCTTCGTCCACGGCGAGGCGCACTTCGTCAAGCAGCTGCGCCATCTGCTCCGCGTGGAGCGCCGGGTCGCGCGCGAGGACCTCTCGATCTCCGGTTACTGGCGCCGCGGCCACAACGAGGACGGCTGGCAGGCCTCCAAGCGCGAGTGGAACGCCCGGATCGAGGCGGAGCAGGAGAGCGCGTCCGCGGCCTGA
- a CDS encoding RluA family pseudouridine synthase, whose amino-acid sequence MRRTTRTPPSPLPQRHGVDPVRVRLPATGSWGTVRAHLVERLSGAGAGVVDGMFDAGRIVGADGRPVAADAPFVPGMFVWFHRDLPDEVPVPFPVRVVHRDEHIVVADKPHFLATTPRGGHVAETALARLRRELDLPELTAAHRLDRLTAGLVLFTVRPEERGTYQSLFRDRRIRKEYEAVAPYDPGLALPRTVRSRIVKERGVLTAREVPGEPNAVSRVELVEHREGPGGLARYRLTPATGQTHQLRVHLSALGVPILGDPLYPEVTAPVPAGDFRRPLQLLARSLEFTDPVTGAEHRFRSGRVLAAWASYDRWAAGGNDGPSDGQ is encoded by the coding sequence ATGAGACGCACGACCCGCACCCCGCCCTCTCCCCTGCCGCAGCGCCACGGGGTGGACCCGGTGCGCGTGCGGCTGCCCGCCACGGGGTCGTGGGGCACGGTGCGCGCGCACCTGGTGGAGCGGCTCTCGGGGGCGGGCGCGGGAGTCGTCGACGGCATGTTCGACGCGGGCCGGATCGTCGGGGCGGACGGACGGCCGGTGGCCGCGGACGCGCCCTTCGTGCCGGGGATGTTCGTGTGGTTCCACCGGGACCTGCCCGACGAGGTGCCGGTGCCCTTCCCGGTGCGGGTCGTGCACCGCGACGAGCACATCGTCGTCGCCGACAAGCCGCACTTCCTCGCCACCACCCCGCGTGGCGGCCATGTCGCCGAGACCGCGCTGGCCCGGCTCCGCCGCGAGCTGGACCTCCCCGAGCTCACCGCGGCCCACCGGCTGGACCGGCTCACCGCGGGACTCGTGCTGTTCACGGTGCGCCCCGAGGAGCGCGGGACGTACCAGTCGCTGTTCCGCGACCGCCGGATCCGCAAGGAGTACGAGGCCGTCGCCCCGTACGACCCCGGCCTCGCCCTGCCCCGGACCGTCCGCAGCCGGATCGTGAAGGAGCGCGGGGTGCTCACCGCCCGGGAGGTTCCGGGCGAACCCAACGCCGTCAGCCGTGTCGAGCTGGTCGAGCACCGTGAAGGCCCCGGCGGACTCGCCCGGTACCGGCTCACGCCCGCCACCGGGCAGACGCACCAGCTGCGCGTGCACCTGAGCGCGCTGGGCGTGCCGATCCTCGGCGACCCGCTCTACCCGGAGGTGACCGCGCCCGTGCCGGCCGGTGACTTCCGCCGCCCCCTCCAACTGCTGGCGCGGTCCTTGGAGTTCACCGACCCGGTCACGGGCGCGGAGCACCGGTTCCGCAGCGGCCGGGTGCTCGCGGCCTGGGCGTCGTACGACCGGTGGGCCGCCGGCGGCAACGACGGCCCGTCAGACGGTCAGTAG
- a CDS encoding cytochrome P450 produces MTPESHAPTSTDDDLRPGPPPGCPAHGLGPGGLHRLHEAEDLGALYEQLREQHGPVAPVLLHDDVPMWVVLGHAENLHMVRSPSQYCRDSRIWTPLREGLVKPDHPLMPHIAWQPIASHAEGDEHKRLRGAVMGAVSTIDFRSLRRYINRSTQVIVNRFCEAGEAELVSQFTEHLPMAVMCEILGMPEEYNDRLVEAARDALKGTETAIASHSYVMEALSRLTALRRAQPEEDLASYLITHPARLTDDEVREHLRLVLFAAYEATTNLLSNVLLTVLIDPRFRAQLNGGQMTVPEAVEQSLWNEPPFSTVFAYFAKQETELGGQRIRRGDGLLFAPLPANVDPRVRPDLKASMQGNRSHLAFGGGPHECPGQDIGRSIADVGVDALLMRLPDVELDCDQEELRWTASIASRHLVELPVQFAPKPPQDVQEVPNHKPVAAQRSDWQIGTAQPQAAPAAAQPQPAAAQPQPVAAQPQPDPVLPQPVPVQPAVAEPARRKGLWQRFLSWWRGY; encoded by the coding sequence GTGACGCCTGAATCCCACGCCCCGACCAGTACGGACGACGACCTCCGGCCCGGCCCGCCCCCCGGCTGCCCCGCGCACGGCCTCGGGCCCGGGGGGCTGCACCGGCTGCACGAGGCGGAGGACCTCGGAGCGCTGTACGAGCAACTGCGGGAGCAGCACGGCCCCGTGGCGCCGGTGCTGCTCCATGACGACGTGCCGATGTGGGTCGTCCTCGGCCACGCCGAGAACCTGCACATGGTGCGCTCGCCCTCGCAGTACTGCCGGGACAGCCGGATCTGGACCCCGCTCAGGGAGGGCCTGGTCAAGCCCGACCATCCGCTGATGCCGCACATCGCCTGGCAGCCCATCGCCTCGCACGCCGAGGGTGACGAGCACAAGCGGCTGCGCGGCGCGGTCATGGGGGCCGTCTCCACGATCGACTTCCGCAGCCTGCGCCGCTACATCAACCGCAGTACGCAGGTGATCGTCAACCGGTTCTGCGAGGCGGGCGAGGCGGAACTCGTCAGCCAGTTCACCGAGCACCTGCCGATGGCGGTGATGTGCGAGATCCTCGGCATGCCCGAGGAGTACAACGACCGGCTCGTCGAGGCCGCCCGTGACGCGCTCAAGGGGACCGAGACCGCGATCGCCAGCCACTCCTACGTCATGGAAGCCCTGAGCCGGCTCACCGCCCTCCGGCGTGCGCAGCCGGAGGAGGACCTCGCCAGCTACCTGATCACCCACCCGGCCCGGCTGACCGACGACGAGGTCAGGGAGCACCTGCGCCTGGTGCTCTTCGCCGCCTACGAGGCCACCACCAATCTGCTGTCCAACGTGCTGCTCACGGTGCTGATCGACCCGCGCTTCCGGGCCCAGCTCAACGGCGGCCAGATGACGGTGCCGGAGGCGGTGGAGCAGTCCCTGTGGAACGAACCGCCGTTCAGCACGGTCTTCGCCTACTTCGCCAAGCAGGAGACCGAGCTGGGCGGGCAGCGCATCCGCCGGGGTGACGGGCTGCTCTTCGCGCCGCTCCCGGCCAACGTCGACCCGCGGGTACGGCCGGACCTGAAGGCCAGCATGCAGGGCAACCGCTCCCACCTCGCCTTCGGGGGCGGCCCCCACGAGTGCCCCGGGCAGGACATCGGCCGCTCCATCGCCGACGTGGGCGTCGACGCGCTGCTGATGCGGCTGCCGGACGTGGAACTCGACTGCGACCAGGAGGAGTTGCGCTGGACCGCGTCCATCGCCTCCCGGCACCTGGTGGAGCTGCCGGTGCAGTTCGCGCCCAAGCCGCCGCAGGACGTACAGGAGGTGCCCAACCACAAGCCGGTCGCAGCCCAGCGCTCGGACTGGCAGATCGGCACCGCGCAGCCGCAGGCCGCACCGGCCGCCGCGCAGCCCCAGCCGGCCGCCGCGCAGCCGCAGCCGGTCGCCGCGCAGCCGCAGCCGGACCCGGTCCTGCCCCAGCCGGTGCCGGTGCAGCCCGCCGTGGCGGAACCGGCCCGCCGCAAGGGTCTCTGGCAGCGGTTCCTGAGCTGGTGGCGCGGCTACTGA
- a CDS encoding GTP-binding protein: protein MDFNGSDSIPGPRAEDQLPQTAQAAAKIVIVGGFGVGKTTMVGSVSEITPLTTEETMTQAGIGVDDNFGSASKTATTVAMDFGRISITEQLVLYLFGTPGQQRFWFLWNGLFEGALGAVVLVDTRRLEVSFDVMGRLEERGVPFVVAINSFPDAPRYAIEELRTALDLTPDIPIIECDVRRRASSRDVLMTLMRFLHSLAMTGART, encoded by the coding sequence ATGGACTTCAACGGCTCTGACTCCATCCCGGGCCCCCGGGCCGAGGACCAGCTGCCCCAGACGGCACAGGCCGCGGCCAAGATCGTGATCGTGGGTGGCTTCGGCGTCGGCAAGACGACCATGGTCGGCTCGGTCAGCGAGATCACTCCGCTGACCACCGAGGAGACCATGACGCAGGCCGGCATCGGTGTCGACGACAACTTCGGCTCCGCGTCCAAGACGGCCACCACCGTGGCCATGGACTTCGGCCGGATCAGCATCACGGAACAGCTGGTGCTGTATCTCTTCGGCACGCCCGGCCAGCAGCGCTTCTGGTTCCTGTGGAACGGCCTGTTCGAGGGCGCGCTCGGCGCGGTGGTGCTGGTCGACACCCGGCGGCTGGAGGTCAGCTTCGACGTCATGGGGCGCCTGGAGGAGCGCGGCGTGCCGTTCGTGGTCGCCATCAACTCCTTCCCCGACGCCCCGCGTTACGCCATCGAGGAGCTGCGCACGGCCCTCGACCTCACGCCGGACATCCCGATCATCGAGTGCGACGTGCGGCGGCGGGCCTCCAGCCGTGACGTCCTGATGACGCTCATGCGCTTCCTGCACTCGCTCGCCATGACGGGCGCGCGCACCTGA